Proteins co-encoded in one Deltaproteobacteria bacterium genomic window:
- a CDS encoding ABC transporter permease, with product MYVVYIIAFLLFLFVPLIINGIIAFNNDEVPSFPWRGATLDWFYSTNKDHVGVFNDPRMIRAIGMSMRVALLVTAFSLVAGTTSSFLFIRENFRGKQVLYLAIIAPLVIPGIILGISILVFFHGIIGVLKAFFGPHLARPIVRSLRPGFLLVVLGQFSFIGTIATLVISARLRKFPIELEEAAMDLGSSRWGAIFSVTLPYLLPALFSAGILAFLLSFENFSTTLFLIGAKPTLPIFLYSKLRFFITPEINAISVILMGGTALLGLIGMTMRSGKEVG from the coding sequence ATCTACGTGGTCTACATCATCGCTTTTCTTCTTTTCCTCTTCGTCCCCCTGATCATCAACGGGATCATCGCCTTCAACAACGACGAGGTCCCCTCTTTTCCGTGGCGGGGAGCTACGCTGGACTGGTTCTACAGCACGAACAAGGATCATGTGGGGGTCTTCAACGATCCCAGGATGATCCGAGCCATCGGGATGAGCATGAGGGTGGCGCTTCTCGTGACGGCCTTCAGCCTGGTGGCGGGCACGACGAGCTCCTTTCTCTTCATCCGGGAGAACTTCCGGGGAAAACAGGTGCTCTACTTAGCCATCATTGCGCCTCTCGTCATACCGGGCATCATCCTGGGTATCTCCATCCTGGTTTTCTTTCACGGTATCATCGGTGTTCTCAAAGCTTTCTTTGGGCCTCATCTGGCCAGGCCCATCGTGAGGTCTCTCAGACCCGGGTTTCTCCTGGTTGTGCTTGGCCAGTTCAGTTTCATCGGTACCATCGCAACCCTGGTGATCAGTGCCAGGCTTCGCAAGTTTCCCATCGAGCTGGAGGAGGCGGCCATGGACCTCGGCTCGAGCCGCTGGGGCGCCATATTCAGTGTGACCTTGCCCTATCTTTTGCCCGCCCTTTTCAGCGCGGGCATCCTCGCCTTCCTCCTCTCCTTTGAGAACTTCTCTACCACCCTTTTCCTCATCGGTGCAAAACCCACCCTGCCGATCTTTCTTTACTCCAAGCTCCGGTTTTTCATCACACCTGAGATAAATGCCATCAGCGTGATTCTCATGGGTGGGACCGCTCTGCTGGGCTTGATCGGCATGACTATGAGGAGCGGCAAGGAAGTCGGGTAA
- a CDS encoding sugar ABC transporter permease, giving the protein MQSRFPGRLLPYLLLSPSVVIVIVFLIIPSIQSLYYSFFRVSPFGDRLVYVAFDNFIKLLNPDYLNSFIVTLVFTGAIVVIGLAVCLALALVANQKVAGIGLYRTALIWPYALSPAVAGTIWALVFDPSTGAFSYFISLVSGTMPNWRTNGTFAVVVITLAAMWKMVGYNVIFFLAGLQTIPRELIEASEIDGAGALTRFLKITFPLLSPMTLFLLIMNTLYGFFQVFGLIDVMTEGGPARATEVLVYKLYYDGFISLKTGYASAQSIVLFVFVAGLTLLQFRFAKRWVFYQ; this is encoded by the coding sequence ATGCAAAGTAGATTCCCCGGTCGATTGCTCCCCTACCTCCTTCTCTCCCCGTCTGTCGTCATCGTGATCGTGTTTCTGATTATCCCCTCTATCCAGTCCCTCTACTACAGTTTCTTCAGGGTCTCACCCTTCGGTGACCGGCTCGTCTACGTTGCATTCGACAATTTCATCAAGCTGCTCAATCCCGATTATCTCAACAGCTTCATCGTCACGCTGGTTTTTACGGGTGCCATCGTTGTGATCGGCCTTGCCGTCTGCCTGGCCCTGGCTCTGGTGGCGAATCAGAAGGTGGCCGGTATAGGACTTTACAGAACGGCCCTGATCTGGCCGTATGCCTTGTCGCCCGCGGTGGCCGGGACCATCTGGGCCCTGGTCTTTGATCCTTCCACAGGAGCCTTCTCCTACTTCATCTCCCTTGTCTCCGGGACGATGCCAAACTGGCGGACCAACGGCACCTTTGCGGTTGTGGTGATTACGCTGGCTGCCATGTGGAAGATGGTGGGCTACAACGTGATCTTTTTCCTGGCCGGTCTTCAAACCATCCCCCGGGAGCTTATCGAGGCTTCCGAAATCGACGGGGCCGGGGCTCTGACCCGTTTCCTGAAGATTACCTTCCCCCTCCTATCGCCGATGACCCTCTTCCTCTTGATCATGAACACTCTCTACGGCTTCTTCCAGGTCTTCGGCCTGATAGATGTCATGACCGAGGGTGGTCCTGCACGGGCCACGGAGGTCCTGGTCTACAAGCTCTACTATGACGGGTTCATCAGTTTGAAGACCGGTTACGCCTCGGCCCAGTCGATCGTGCTCTTTGTCTTTGTGGCCGGGCTGACTCTGCTCCAGTTCAGGTTTGCCAAGCGGTGGGTCTTCTACCAATAG
- a CDS encoding ABC transporter substrate-binding protein codes for MKENRYFVLILAGLLVAAFAVGITSTAAQAVTKITFWHAMSAKRMPAVNRIVEGFNATHPDIKVEPQFSGKYKEVLAKAIAAARGGSPPHIVQVYEVGTQTMLDSGAIVPIFKIAKPGEIDWGDIIVPIKDYYAVDGKLYSMPFNSSTSILYYNKDLFRKAGLDPTKPPTTFAEMEKIGEKIVKSGVAPNAVSFGWPDWQFEQMHTLHQQFYADHQNGRAGRATKVFGNREFGVRVVSEWTKWAKKGVFLYGGPEYSANKAFLAQKIAMLYQSTSSVGSITKAAKFEVGTSFLPRLQGYPRGNTVIGGATLWTMKGHSQKEYDAVWEFYKYLVRPEVSAQWHKDTGYFPSTNSAVKLLMDQGWFSEHPNHLTAFLEILTGVKVPASQGVRLGPFVAIRQAFRTALEKSVEGKLSPQEAMDEYAAEANRLLKEYNELYQ; via the coding sequence ATGAAAGAAAATAGGTATTTTGTCCTCATTCTCGCCGGATTGCTGGTCGCCGCTTTTGCCGTGGGAATCACTTCCACGGCGGCCCAGGCGGTGACGAAGATCACCTTCTGGCACGCCATGAGTGCCAAGCGGATGCCTGCTGTCAACCGTATCGTGGAGGGGTTCAATGCCACCCACCCGGACATCAAGGTGGAGCCCCAGTTCAGCGGCAAGTACAAGGAGGTTCTGGCAAAGGCCATAGCCGCTGCCAGGGGAGGGAGCCCTCCGCACATCGTCCAGGTCTACGAAGTGGGTACTCAGACCATGCTGGACAGCGGGGCGATCGTTCCCATATTCAAGATCGCCAAACCGGGAGAGATCGACTGGGGCGATATCATCGTCCCGATCAAAGACTACTATGCGGTGGATGGGAAACTCTATTCCATGCCCTTCAATTCCTCCACGTCGATTCTCTACTATAACAAGGACCTGTTCAGAAAGGCCGGACTGGATCCCACCAAACCGCCGACCACTTTTGCGGAGATGGAGAAGATCGGCGAGAAGATAGTGAAGAGCGGTGTGGCCCCCAACGCCGTCTCATTCGGGTGGCCGGACTGGCAGTTCGAGCAGATGCACACCCTCCACCAGCAGTTCTATGCGGACCACCAGAACGGTAGAGCAGGAAGGGCCACGAAGGTCTTCGGCAACCGCGAGTTCGGCGTGAGGGTCGTGAGCGAATGGACCAAGTGGGCCAAGAAGGGGGTTTTCCTGTATGGAGGTCCTGAATACTCCGCCAACAAGGCTTTTCTGGCTCAGAAGATCGCCATGCTCTACCAGTCGACCTCCTCGGTCGGCTCCATCACCAAGGCAGCCAAATTCGAGGTCGGGACGAGTTTTCTCCCGAGGCTCCAGGGATATCCAAGGGGGAATACGGTTATAGGGGGAGCCACCCTGTGGACCATGAAAGGCCATTCTCAGAAGGAATACGATGCGGTCTGGGAGTTCTACAAGTACCTGGTTCGCCCCGAAGTCTCGGCCCAGTGGCACAAGGATACGGGCTATTTCCCGAGCACCAACAGCGCGGTCAAACTCCTTATGGACCAGGGATGGTTTTCGGAACACCCGAATCACCTCACGGCATTTCTCGAGATCCTCACGGGCGTCAAGGTCCCTGCGTCTCAGGGCGTTCGTCTCGGCCCCTTTGTTGCCATTCGGCAGGCCTTCAGGACGGCCCTGGAGAAGTCGGTCGAAGGCAAGCTGTCGCCCCAGGAGGCGATGGACGAGTATGCGGCCGAGGCTAACAGGCTTCTGAAGGAGTACAACGAGCTCTATCAATAA
- the hflC gene encoding protease modulator HflC gives MKRKLLPLILAVIVLTYMVNTALFSLDETEIGVVLQFGRPVEVLREAGLHWKLPDPIQTKTVFDKRVLVYDPTASEFLTGDKQNIVVDMYLCWKIIEPLKFLQAVRDRKSAELRLEDIVRAEAGAVFGNYPLTAFVSDNPAEMRLQRIMDLISQKCDQRARHQFGIEVVDVKMKRLNFPDENKPSVFARMWAERERIAKKYRSEGQEVAAKIKAEAKKQKEIILSEAYKEAEKIKGEGDAGAMRIYAEAFGKDPGFYKFLRTLQCYEKFLDEKTTILLPGDTDLLELLEKTGTVTSHGAEKD, from the coding sequence ATGAAGAGAAAGCTGTTGCCGCTCATTCTGGCGGTCATAGTCTTGACCTACATGGTAAATACCGCGCTCTTCTCCCTGGATGAGACAGAGATCGGGGTGGTCCTCCAGTTTGGGAGACCTGTGGAGGTTCTCCGCGAAGCCGGTTTGCACTGGAAACTGCCCGATCCCATCCAGACAAAGACCGTCTTCGACAAGAGGGTTCTGGTTTACGATCCTACGGCTTCGGAGTTCCTGACGGGTGACAAGCAGAATATTGTGGTCGATATGTACCTGTGTTGGAAGATAATCGAACCGCTGAAGTTTCTGCAGGCGGTAAGAGACCGAAAGAGCGCGGAGTTGAGGCTGGAGGACATTGTTCGGGCTGAGGCGGGTGCCGTCTTCGGCAACTATCCACTGACTGCCTTTGTTTCGGATAATCCGGCAGAGATGCGACTCCAGCGGATCATGGATCTCATATCCCAGAAGTGCGACCAGAGGGCCCGGCACCAGTTCGGGATTGAGGTCGTTGATGTCAAAATGAAGCGGCTGAATTTTCCGGATGAGAACAAACCCAGTGTCTTTGCCCGCATGTGGGCGGAGAGGGAGAGAATAGCGAAGAAGTACAGGTCTGAGGGGCAGGAGGTCGCGGCCAAGATCAAGGCGGAAGCCAAGAAGCAGAAGGAGATAATCCTCTCAGAAGCTTACAAGGAGGCCGAGAAGATCAAGGGGGAGGGAGACGCAGGGGCCATGCGGATATATGCCGAGGCATTTGGCAAGGACCCCGGGTTCTACAAGTTTCTAAGGACATTGCAGTGCTATGAGAAGTTCCTCGACGAAAAGACGACAATCTTGCTTCCAGGAGATACGGATCTCCTGGAACTATTGGAAAAAACAGGAACAGTGACTTCCCATGGGGCAGAAAAAGACTAA
- the hflK gene encoding FtsH protease activity modulator HflK, translating to MGLDRKSSAAFISIGVNVLLVLLKLLLAILSGSLALLADALHSGSDILVSVLVFLGIRVSQKRAIPSLLRSRIENSIAITISVVIWYSAYVVFRRALGQGTTEIRMLPVALAGTAISIMVSYFLSRYKIHVGRSTNSPSLIADGEHSRTDMYSSIAVLIGLIGYMMGFRLDPVAAIVVGFLITVVGFEIFQSGARALLTKTSLQFIALRLRIIPFLRRTGLVGYYRKIVPYRRMIIWVATICLVVSYLLTGLYTVRPGEEAIVLRFGRIIKPGVMPGIHYRFPFPFEKVIRLGTGRINRVEIGFRTRKTFEEEPEAYLWETRHVKGKYEKHYDEALMLTGDQNIVDVWMVVQYRIRNMVDYLFRVDAPETLIKGACEAAVRYLVARQDIDMLLTSRRHWIEQEIERTLQGFLDRYGVGVEIINVAVPAIHPPIEVVPAFRSVASASEDKERYIREAESYFNRIVPRARADAARTLEEAKAYEIAKVNRAEGEAMRFLEQLGQYRAARDISTTRIYLETMEKVLPGTNKFILIPGGSTDVLDLRPYAGRRGSVGGLIGGRKE from the coding sequence ATGGGATTGGATAGGAAATCGTCGGCTGCATTCATATCCATAGGGGTCAATGTTCTCTTGGTCCTGTTGAAACTCCTGCTGGCAATCCTCTCTGGTAGTTTGGCCCTGCTGGCGGACGCGCTTCATTCGGGGTCGGATATCCTCGTATCTGTCCTGGTCTTCTTGGGAATCCGGGTCTCTCAGAAGAGGGCGATACCCTCCCTCCTGAGATCAAGAATCGAGAACTCGATTGCCATCACGATCTCCGTCGTCATCTGGTATTCAGCCTATGTGGTGTTTAGAAGGGCGTTGGGACAAGGAACAACAGAGATCAGGATGTTGCCCGTTGCGCTGGCGGGCACGGCGATATCGATCATGGTTTCTTATTTCCTTTCCCGCTATAAGATACATGTCGGCCGTAGTACGAATTCGCCGAGTTTGATCGCAGACGGCGAGCACTCCAGAACCGACATGTACTCGTCAATAGCGGTTCTGATCGGGTTGATAGGGTACATGATGGGGTTCAGGCTGGATCCTGTCGCCGCGATAGTCGTGGGTTTTCTTATCACCGTGGTCGGTTTCGAGATATTCCAAAGTGGAGCAAGGGCGCTATTGACCAAGACGTCGCTCCAATTCATCGCCTTGCGACTCAGAATCATTCCCTTTCTCAGAAGAACCGGACTTGTAGGGTACTACCGCAAGATAGTGCCTTACAGGAGGATGATCATATGGGTTGCGACTATCTGTCTTGTCGTCTCCTATCTGCTCACAGGCCTCTACACTGTGAGACCGGGTGAGGAGGCGATAGTGCTGAGGTTCGGGAGGATTATCAAGCCAGGCGTCATGCCCGGGATTCACTATCGATTCCCTTTCCCGTTTGAAAAGGTAATAAGACTGGGGACCGGACGAATAAACAGGGTGGAGATAGGCTTTCGAACCCGAAAGACCTTTGAGGAAGAACCCGAGGCCTATCTGTGGGAGACCCGCCACGTGAAGGGGAAGTACGAGAAACATTACGACGAGGCCTTGATGTTGACAGGAGACCAGAACATCGTGGATGTATGGATGGTTGTTCAATACCGGATTAGGAACATGGTTGATTATCTGTTCAGGGTTGATGCACCCGAGACCCTGATAAAGGGGGCCTGTGAGGCGGCGGTCAGATACCTGGTAGCCAGGCAGGACATCGACATGCTCTTGACCAGCAGGAGGCATTGGATCGAACAGGAGATAGAAAGAACGCTTCAGGGGTTCCTGGACAGATATGGGGTTGGGGTAGAGATCATCAACGTCGCTGTTCCGGCCATCCACCCGCCGATTGAGGTGGTGCCGGCCTTCAGGTCGGTTGCCAGTGCCAGCGAAGACAAGGAGAGGTATATCAGGGAAGCTGAGTCCTATTTCAATCGCATTGTTCCACGGGCAAGAGCAGATGCGGCCAGGACTCTCGAAGAGGCGAAGGCTTATGAGATTGCAAAGGTCAACAGGGCCGAAGGTGAAGCCATGCGGTTTCTGGAGCAGTTAGGCCAATATCGTGCTGCCAGGGACATAAGCACGACCCGGATCTACCTCGAGACCATGGAAAAAGTCTTGCCCGGGACAAACAAATTCATTCTCATCCCAGGTGGATCCACAGATGTCTTGGATCTCAGGCCCTATGCGGGGAGACGCGGATCTGTTGGGGGCTTGATCGGGGGGAGAAAAGAATGA
- a CDS encoding metallophosphoesterase — MPTKYRKLLVVGLALSLVLFFFTATFAFEKAKFAVVTDTHMALYGVNGMKMGAASTEIVEKTVRELNKVEDLDFVVVTGDLLLDGEPWNLDLMKVYLDDLRVPYYVVCGNHDYAPASQAKAGKAPYVGVNKAAVIWTFQGHGYRGADAWWGADPMPGLHLIGLDSNVPIHWGGHIPLSEMKFLDEELYANRDKVNVVFCHHNFVAWCKDDEFGGKFDKFQVDNAPEVRKIFEKYVPAVQLVLSGHRHIGLRYKTVNGVNYIVNPAAVSYPNQYTLYTLTPHKVSYETKWVPVEWGIIEEAKANLLKAEWWRPTGASDEEMLAFFEGPGDVLKKGEIGLKPVAQGKL, encoded by the coding sequence ATGCCGACAAAATACCGTAAACTTCTTGTAGTAGGGCTTGCCCTATCGCTGGTTCTGTTTTTCTTCACAGCAACCTTCGCCTTTGAAAAGGCGAAATTTGCCGTTGTCACCGACACCCACATGGCTCTTTACGGGGTGAACGGGATGAAGATGGGGGCTGCGAGTACAGAGATCGTCGAGAAGACCGTCAGAGAGCTGAACAAGGTGGAGGACCTCGATTTTGTTGTGGTTACAGGGGATTTGCTCCTGGATGGCGAACCCTGGAACCTCGATCTAATGAAGGTCTACCTCGATGATCTGAGGGTTCCCTATTATGTGGTATGCGGAAACCACGATTACGCCCCGGCATCACAGGCAAAGGCCGGGAAAGCCCCATATGTGGGTGTGAACAAGGCGGCCGTGATCTGGACATTTCAGGGCCATGGTTACAGAGGGGCCGACGCTTGGTGGGGTGCCGATCCGATGCCCGGCCTCCATCTCATCGGTCTCGATTCCAATGTGCCGATTCATTGGGGCGGCCATATACCGCTGTCCGAGATGAAGTTCTTGGACGAGGAACTTTATGCTAATCGGGACAAGGTCAACGTGGTTTTCTGCCACCACAATTTTGTGGCCTGGTGCAAGGACGACGAGTTCGGGGGGAAATTCGACAAGTTCCAGGTGGATAATGCACCTGAGGTCAGAAAGATCTTTGAGAAGTACGTGCCCGCTGTACAACTGGTGCTGAGCGGTCATCGCCATATCGGTCTGCGATACAAGACGGTAAACGGCGTAAACTATATTGTGAACCCCGCGGCTGTCTCCTATCCAAACCAATACACCCTCTATACACTGACTCCCCACAAGGTCAGCTATGAGACGAAATGGGTTCCTGTTGAATGGGGAATAATCGAGGAAGCCAAGGCAAACCTGTTGAAGGCTGAATGGTGGAGACCGACGGGAGCGAGCGACGAGGAGATGTTGGCATTTTTCGAGGGACCCGGCGATGTACTGAAGAAGGGGGAAATCGGGCTCAAGCCCGTGGCTCAGGGGAAACTCTGA
- the hflK gene encoding FtsH protease activity modulator HflK: MGQKKTNPVLDDLKASFKHLRALSRLGLIGAALIWVLSGFYVVQSDEQGVVRRFGRMVRGVVSPGMHYHLPWPIEKVDRPKVRKIRRASIGYVREGGGEGEKAGAAIVQRLTGDINIIDLRIMLQYSIKDASDYLFGTENPDYLVKVAAEAAITQILGGMPVDEVLTIGKIEIQNQTQRIVQEFLDNYGCGILILTTNLQEIHPPKDVIKAFKDVINAQADRDKFISEAHAFENLILPKARGEAEALIKSAEAYREEKINRSLGESSRFLKVLEAYQKAPEVSRDRLYLETMERIGPRIRKWIISPRLNERLMKIYGIGE, from the coding sequence ATGGGGCAGAAAAAGACTAACCCGGTACTGGATGATTTGAAGGCGAGTTTCAAACACCTGAGGGCCCTGTCCAGGCTTGGCTTGATAGGCGCTGCCCTGATCTGGGTACTCTCCGGTTTCTATGTTGTGCAATCCGATGAACAGGGTGTGGTAAGGCGGTTTGGCAGGATGGTGAGGGGAGTGGTTTCTCCAGGCATGCACTACCACTTGCCATGGCCGATCGAGAAGGTGGACAGGCCGAAGGTAAGGAAGATAAGAAGGGCAAGCATAGGCTATGTGAGAGAGGGTGGAGGAGAAGGGGAAAAGGCCGGGGCAGCCATCGTACAGAGACTGACCGGTGACATCAATATTATCGACCTGCGGATCATGTTGCAATACTCGATAAAGGATGCTTCGGATTACCTGTTCGGGACAGAAAACCCGGATTATTTGGTCAAAGTCGCTGCAGAGGCGGCCATAACCCAGATACTGGGCGGCATGCCCGTGGATGAGGTTCTAACCATCGGAAAAATAGAGATTCAGAATCAGACCCAGAGAATCGTCCAGGAATTTCTGGACAACTATGGATGCGGAATTCTTATATTGACGACAAACCTCCAGGAGATCCATCCACCCAAGGACGTGATAAAGGCCTTTAAGGACGTCATCAACGCCCAGGCAGACAGGGACAAGTTCATAAGCGAAGCCCATGCCTTCGAGAACCTGATCCTCCCCAAGGCCCGCGGGGAAGCCGAGGCGCTGATAAAGTCGGCTGAGGCTTACAGAGAGGAAAAGATAAATCGGTCCCTGGGGGAGTCGAGCAGGTTTTTGAAGGTTCTCGAAGCGTATCAAAAGGCGCCCGAGGTGAGCAGAGACCGGTTGTATCTGGAGACGATGGAGAGAATCGGACCCAGAATAAGAAAATGGATCATATCTCCCCGGCTGAACGAGAGATTGATGAAGATCTACGGGATCGGAGAATAG